The following proteins are encoded in a genomic region of Musa acuminata AAA Group cultivar baxijiao chromosome BXJ2-11, Cavendish_Baxijiao_AAA, whole genome shotgun sequence:
- the LOC135626483 gene encoding GDSL esterase/lipase At1g09390-like, whose protein sequence is MRREEERESMGGNPLRLPALLILLLCSPAVAHSKCVLFNFGDSNSDTGGLMAGLGLYLGPPSGRQFFHRPTGRFCDGRLYIDFLCERLKMSYLSPYLESLPGSNFTHGVNFAVAGAATESTAIPFPLSTQVLQFLHFKNRTRELRPQGSGSLLSEKEFQNAVYSIDIGQNDVSTPFSANLSYAEVVVKIPSILSRIGAAIELLHENGGRKFWIYNTGPLGCLPQKLALLRKDDSELDSLGCLADLNDAAKAFNAGLSELCDRLRSDFKNATIVYADVYAIKQDLIANHTKYGFENPLMACCGYGGPPYNYKFRMTCGEPTVTACAEGSRYISWDGVHNTEAANSIIASKILSAKYSTPQIKLKDLCKG, encoded by the exons ATGAGGAGAGAAGAGGAAAGGGAAAGCATGGGTGGAAATCCCCTGCGTCTTCCTGCTCTTCTGATACTTCTTCTATGTTCACCAGCTGTTGCACACTCCAAATGCGTCCTCTTCAACTTCGGCGACTCCAACTCCGACACCGGAGGGCTCATGGCCGGCCTCGGCCTCTATCTCGGCCCCCCCTCCGGTCGCCAGTTCTTCCACCGCCCCACTGGCCGCTTCTGCGACGGCCGACTCTACATTGACTTCCTCT GCGAAAGGTTGAAGATGAGCTATTTGAGCCCCTACTTGGAGTCACTACCAGGATCAAACTTCACCCACGGGGTCAACTTTGCTGTAGCTGGTGCGGCCACCGAGTCAACTGCGATCCCTTTCCCTCTCTCCACCCAAGTGCTCCAGTTCCTCCACTTCAAGAATCGCACTCGCGAACTCCGGCCCCAAG GCTCTGGATCACTGCTCAGCGAAAAGGAGTTCCAGAACGCAGTCTACTCCATCGACATAGGGCAGAATGATGTGTCCACTCCCTTCAGTGCAAACCTGAGCTACGCAGAGGTCGTCGTCAAGATCCCATCAATCCTCTCCAGGATCGGAGCTGCCATTGAG CTGTTGCACGAGAATGGAGGTAGGAAGTTTTGGATCTACAACACGGGCCCCTTGGGCTGTTTGCCGCAGAAGCTTGCGCTGCTGAGGAAGGACGACAGCGAGCTCGATTCACTGGGATGTCTTGCTGATCTCAACGATGCAGCCAAAGCTTTCAATGCTGGACTGAGTGAGCTATGCGACCGACTGAGATCCGACTTCAAGAATGCCACCATCGTTTACGCTGATGTCTACGCCATCAAACAAGATTTGATAGCAAACCATACCAAATACG GCTTTGAGAATCCACTGATGGCATGTTGTGGGTACGGTGGACCTCCGTACAACTACAAGTTTAGGATGACTTGTGGTGAGCCGACGGTCACTGCTTGTGCTGAGGGGTCTCGCTACATTAGCTGGGATGGTGTTCATAACACCGAAGCTGCCAATTCCATCATCGCATCCAAAATCCTCTCTGCCAAGTACTCCACACCTCAGATTAAGCTAAAAGATCTCTGCAAAGGCTGA